One Labrus mixtus chromosome 12, fLabMix1.1, whole genome shotgun sequence DNA segment encodes these proteins:
- the ubxn2a gene encoding UBX domain-containing protein 2A, producing the protein MKEFDTVGGENDADCEENAEEAPMRRSFSVEDLLDEVEKICYDASGTSKAEMVVRLWKDGFSVNDEEFRSYSIPANQDFLDAIKRGELPTEWESRAEEEELEISVEDLTEEDYVPKKKAFHPFSGRGYRLGSVAPRVVARSPSVHEDGESPPIPMVTLDHALPVTSLQIWLADGRRLVQRFNLSHRISDVQDFVARSQRSCPPFVLTTSLPFRELNDKDLSLEAADLANAVIVQRPLNTQAPFGHS; encoded by the exons ATGAAAGAGTTTGACACCGTTGGTGGTGAAAATGATGCTGATTG TGAAGAAAATGCGGAGGAGGCACCAATGAGGCGTAGTTTCTCGGTTGAAGACCTCCTTGATGAGGTGGAGAAGATCTGTTACGATGCCTCAGGGACGTCAAAg GCGGAGATGGTGGTGCGCCTGTGGAAGGATGGCTTTTCTGTGAATGATGAGGAATTTCGCAGCTACTCAATACCAGCGAATCAAGACTTCCTGGATGCCATCAAAAGGGG GGAGCTCCCGACAGAGtgggagagcagagcagaggaggaggagctggagatcagTGTGGAGGATCTGACCGAGGAGGATTATGTTCCCAAGAAAAAGGCCTTCCACCCCTTCAGCGGCAGAGGTTACAGACTTGGCAG TGTTGCACCCAGAGTTGTGGCCAGGTCACCATCTGTGCACGAGGATGGAGAATCTCCTCCTATTCCCATGGTAACACTAGACCACGCCCTTCCTGTCACCTCCCTGCAGATCTGGTTGGCCGACGGCAGGAGACTGGTGCAGCGGTTTAACCTATCGCATCG GATCTCTGACGTCCAGGATTTCGTCGCACGCTCCCAGAGGAGCTGTCCACCTTTCGTACTGACGACATCGCTCCCTTTCCGAGAGCTCAACGACAAAGATCTTAGCCTAGAGGCGGCGGATTTGGCGAATGCTGTCATCGTCCAAAGACCCCTGAACACACAGGCTCCGTTTGGACACTCCTGA